Proteins encoded together in one Bradyrhizobium sp. CB82 window:
- a CDS encoding MaoC family dehydratase — translation MTLTFEDFPPGRFGTFGPRHVSRDEILAFAAEFDPQPMHLDEKAAGKSMLKGLSGSGWHLCSLMMRMMADGFITRAASLGSPGVDEVRWLSPLRPGDELTLDVDVVEARASKSRPELGIVKFKCTARNARGEALCEMTSPILIKRRDGA, via the coding sequence ATGACCCTGACTTTCGAAGATTTTCCCCCCGGCCGTTTCGGCACGTTTGGCCCACGCCATGTCAGCCGCGACGAGATCTTGGCCTTTGCCGCCGAGTTCGATCCGCAGCCGATGCATCTCGACGAGAAGGCTGCTGGCAAAAGCATGCTCAAGGGCCTGTCCGGCTCGGGCTGGCATCTCTGCTCGCTGATGATGCGGATGATGGCCGACGGCTTCATCACCCGCGCCGCCTCGCTCGGCTCGCCCGGCGTTGACGAGGTGCGTTGGCTCTCTCCTTTAAGGCCCGGCGATGAACTGACCCTCGACGTCGACGTCGTGGAGGCGCGCGCCTCGAAGAGCCGGCCTGAACTCGGCATCGTCAAGTTCAAGTGCACCGCGCGCAATGCGAGAGGCGAGGCGCTCTGCGAGATGACCTCGCCGATCCTGATCAAGCGGCGCGATGGGGCTTGA
- a CDS encoding PilZ domain-containing protein, giving the protein MIKLRPMEHRIAPRRRILKAGTIEFGGGGIDCTVKNISETGAALELATPLLIPDRFTLRVPSDHLKRRCHVVWRKERRLGVAFD; this is encoded by the coding sequence ATGATTAAACTGCGCCCTATGGAACATAGGATAGCGCCACGTCGTCGCATCCTGAAGGCCGGCACGATCGAGTTTGGCGGCGGCGGGATCGACTGCACGGTCAAGAACATTTCGGAGACCGGCGCGGCGCTCGAGCTTGCCACGCCGCTTCTCATCCCGGACCGCTTCACGCTCCGCGTGCCAAGCGATCACCTAAAGCGGCGTTGCCACGTCGTCTGGCGAAAGGAAAGACGCCTCGGCGTCGCGTTCGATTGA
- a CDS encoding helix-turn-helix domain-containing protein, translating into MPNRIGHNSGTLWLTRSYNFIDKDPEIDRFRTLYQRDRIKEADLAVLAGLSGSTVSNMFGGKTRRPQHATFAKMAGALGYKYDLVRDDRPDYASEIPKAREERKAYRALLARNKERAEKRNGHADGHGKSGRSK; encoded by the coding sequence ATGCCCAATAGGATCGGCCACAACTCGGGGACGCTATGGCTGACCCGATCCTATAATTTCATCGACAAGGACCCAGAGATCGATCGCTTCCGGACGCTCTATCAAAGGGATCGGATCAAGGAGGCCGATCTTGCGGTGCTTGCCGGCCTATCCGGATCGACGGTCAGCAACATGTTCGGCGGCAAGACGCGGCGGCCGCAGCATGCCACATTCGCTAAGATGGCCGGCGCGCTTGGCTACAAATACGATTTAGTCCGCGATGACCGACCAGACTACGCGAGCGAAATCCCGAAGGCGCGCGAGGAGCGAAAGGCTTATCGAGCCTTGCTCGCAAGAAATAAGGAACGCGCCGAAAAACGAAATGGCCATGCAGACGGCCACGGCAAATCCGGAAGGAGCAAGTAA
- a CDS encoding DUF1488 domain-containing protein — MIEFPNYSRSYDRTRHAVRFWGYDSALEASFFIEEDALRRLQPDAHPNETGFLNAFDSNRDVICAAAARVYVRGSRGSYDLAAANF; from the coding sequence ATGATCGAGTTTCCAAATTATAGTCGTTCATATGACCGAACGCGGCATGCCGTGCGTTTTTGGGGATACGATAGCGCGTTAGAGGCATCGTTTTTCATAGAGGAAGACGCGCTGAGGCGACTTCAACCGGACGCTCACCCCAATGAAACGGGTTTCCTGAACGCATTCGATTCCAATCGTGATGTGATATGTGCCGCCGCTGCCAGGGTGTACGTCCGCGGCAGCAGGGGTTCTTACGATCTGGCCGCCGCTAATTTTTGA
- a CDS encoding helix-turn-helix domain-containing protein, with translation MNKLDRKTRAQILHLLCEGQSIRAITRLTGCSKNTVAKLLVDAGHACADYQDKTLHNLPGKRVQMDEIWSFVYAKNDNVAKAKAAPATADVWTWTAICADTKLLISWLLADRGLDAALTFTSDLRSRLTHRVQLTSDGHRPYLTAVDAVFGEDVDYAMLVKIYGSDPQAETRYSPAKCIGAERQPKIGNPEYKHISTSYAERSNLTMRMHMRRFTRLTNAFSKKVENHAAAIALHAMYYNFVRIHQTLKVTPAMAAGVTDKLWEMDDLVAMLERWELANYKPEYQFVVRKYDIGKGYSVSVLWRGGEVDTIYGFEREHDALE, from the coding sequence ATGAACAAGCTGGACCGAAAGACCCGCGCCCAAATCCTTCATTTGCTTTGCGAGGGGCAATCGATCCGCGCCATTACGCGGCTCACCGGATGCAGCAAGAACACTGTTGCCAAGCTACTTGTGGACGCTGGTCATGCCTGTGCCGACTATCAGGACAAGACGCTTCACAACCTGCCGGGCAAGCGCGTCCAGATGGATGAAATCTGGTCGTTCGTTTACGCCAAGAACGACAATGTAGCGAAGGCGAAGGCCGCTCCTGCGACTGCTGACGTGTGGACCTGGACCGCGATCTGCGCCGACACCAAGCTTCTCATTAGCTGGCTGCTTGCGGATCGCGGCCTAGACGCCGCTCTTACGTTTACTAGCGACCTGCGCAGCCGCCTCACTCATCGCGTCCAGCTCACCAGCGACGGCCACAGGCCCTATCTGACGGCTGTTGACGCAGTGTTTGGCGAGGACGTTGACTACGCCATGCTAGTCAAGATTTATGGATCTGATCCGCAAGCAGAAACGCGCTACAGCCCGGCTAAATGCATCGGCGCGGAGCGTCAGCCGAAGATTGGCAATCCCGAGTACAAGCACATCAGCACGTCATATGCAGAGCGCAGCAATCTGACGATGCGCATGCATATGCGGCGATTCACGCGACTGACGAATGCGTTTTCAAAGAAAGTTGAGAATCATGCCGCAGCAATCGCGCTGCACGCGATGTACTACAATTTCGTGCGCATCCATCAGACACTCAAGGTAACGCCCGCGATGGCCGCTGGCGTGACTGACAAGCTTTGGGAAATGGACGATCTGGTTGCGATGCTGGAGCGGTGGGAGCTAGCCAATTACAAGCCGGAGTATCAATTCGTGGTCCGCAAATATGATATCGGCAAGGGCTATTCGGTCAGCGTTCTTTGGCGCGGCGGCGAGGTTGATACGATCTATGGATTTGAGCGCGAACATGACGCGCTGGAGTAG
- a CDS encoding SEC-C metal-binding domain-containing protein has translation MRDRRLFEPGHSHATDTASGNRAAFPTDGGRHAQDQRSRKPPQLSASRVSGGIPFPSETHVKRGRRVVHGDVELTEKLGRNDLCPCNSGRRFQGLLHAVRGV, from the coding sequence ATGCGCGACCGGCGCCTCTTTGAACCCGGCCACTCCCATGCTACCGACACGGCCAGCGGCAATCGGGCCGCGTTTCCAACCGATGGAGGGCGTCATGCGCAAGATCAGCGATCTCGAAAACCTCCCCAGCTTTCAGCATCACGCGTAAGCGGCGGAATTCCTTTCCCTTCCGAAACGCACGTCAAGCGAGGCAGGCGCGTCGTCCATGGCGACGTCGAGCTCACCGAAAAGCTCGGCCGCAACGATTTGTGCCCGTGCAACTCCGGACGCAGGTTTCAAGGCCTGCTGCATGCGGTCCGGGGCGTATGA
- a CDS encoding IS256 family transposase, with amino-acid sequence MTRDITPAGWPATGAVDEAFAEVRASFDRFCLAAGIEALGTMMEADVTAACGPRHGRDAARRAHRWGRTRGRIGFHGGKIEVERPRVRGVDGREVTIPSWETAAEEDWLGRWAMNLMLINVSTRRFGRAVRLPEGDVPAPPGSGVSKSAASRRFVALSAARLADFMAADLSALDLLVVQIDGLHLGDDLVLVAAIGVDGEGNKHPLALVEGATENAATVQALLDNLVSRGLDPTVPRLFIADGAKALSKAIRRTFGSAAAIQRCQIHKARNIMERLPKEHHAATRRVLRQAWELDDADKAEKLIRNLARRLDQQWPGVAASILEGLDEILTVVRLKLPKELRRSLACTNIAENMMGTIRRVTRNVKRWRDAGMALRWVAAGMIEANKGFRRLKAHKQLSVLRAALQARHNRMTINPVAHVTRAA; translated from the coding sequence ATGACGAGAGATATCACACCGGCTGGTTGGCCGGCGACCGGGGCTGTGGACGAAGCGTTTGCAGAAGTGCGGGCGAGCTTCGATCGGTTCTGCCTTGCGGCAGGGATCGAGGCGCTCGGCACGATGATGGAGGCGGATGTCACGGCGGCCTGCGGGCCGCGCCACGGTCGCGACGCGGCGCGGCGGGCGCACCGTTGGGGCCGAACGCGGGGACGGATCGGCTTCCACGGCGGCAAGATCGAGGTCGAGCGCCCGCGGGTCCGGGGCGTGGACGGCCGCGAGGTCACGATCCCGAGCTGGGAAACGGCGGCGGAGGAGGACTGGCTCGGTCGCTGGGCGATGAACCTGATGCTGATCAATGTGTCGACGCGCCGGTTCGGCCGCGCTGTCCGGCTGCCCGAGGGTGACGTGCCGGCACCGCCCGGATCGGGGGTTTCGAAGTCGGCGGCCTCGCGGAGGTTCGTAGCGCTGTCGGCGGCGCGGCTGGCCGACTTCATGGCTGCCGATCTGTCCGCGCTCGACCTTCTGGTGGTCCAAATCGACGGGCTGCATCTCGGCGACGATCTCGTGCTGGTGGCCGCGATCGGGGTTGACGGCGAAGGCAACAAGCATCCGCTGGCGCTGGTGGAAGGGGCGACCGAGAACGCCGCAACGGTTCAGGCCCTGCTGGACAACCTGGTCTCGCGCGGGCTCGACCCGACGGTGCCAAGACTGTTCATCGCCGACGGCGCGAAGGCGTTGTCGAAGGCGATCCGCCGCACCTTCGGTTCGGCCGCTGCGATCCAGCGCTGCCAGATCCACAAGGCGCGCAACATCATGGAACGCCTGCCGAAAGAGCATCATGCGGCCACCCGTCGGGTGCTGCGCCAGGCCTGGGAGCTCGATGACGCCGACAAGGCTGAAAAATTGATCCGCAATCTCGCGCGTCGACTCGACCAGCAATGGCCCGGCGTAGCGGCCAGCATCCTCGAAGGCCTCGACGAAATCCTGACTGTCGTCCGGTTGAAGCTGCCGAAGGAGCTTCGTCGATCGCTCGCTTGTACCAACATCGCCGAGAACATGATGGGCACCATTCGCCGCGTCACGCGCAACGTCAAACGCTGGCGGGATGCCGGCATGGCCTTGCGATGGGTCGCGGCCGGCATGATCGAGGCCAACAAGGGCTTCCGACGATTGAAGGCGCATAAGCAATTGTCGGTTTTGCGTGCGGCCCTTCAAGCTCGCCACAATCGCATGACGATCAACCCCGTTGCCCACGTCACGAGGGCCGCGTAA
- a CDS encoding DUF4282 domain-containing protein codes for MMVGLAALAGLAGIVSGLAIMAVNPFAGFLSILLSIFGPVVAITVTRVGCEFVLIVFRINEHLGSIRDRNGD; via the coding sequence ATGATGGTCGGACTTGCGGCGCTGGCCGGGCTTGCCGGCATCGTATCAGGTCTAGCCATCATGGCGGTCAATCCATTTGCTGGCTTCCTATCCATCTTGCTCAGTATCTTCGGGCCGGTGGTCGCGATCACAGTGACCCGCGTCGGCTGCGAATTTGTCCTGATCGTTTTTCGAATTAACGAGCATCTCGGTTCAATCCGAGATCGGAACGGAGATTGA
- the groL gene encoding chaperonin GroEL (60 kDa chaperone family; promotes refolding of misfolded polypeptides especially under stressful conditions; forms two stacked rings of heptamers to form a barrel-shaped 14mer; ends can be capped by GroES; misfolded proteins enter the barrel where they are refolded when GroES binds), whose amino-acid sequence MSAKEVKFGVDARDRMLRGVDILNNAVKVTLGPKGRNVVLDKSFGAPRITKDGVTVAKEIELDDKFENMGAQMVREVASKSADAAGDGTTTATVLAAAIVKEGAKAVAAGMNPMDLKRGIDLAVDAVVADLVKNTKKVTSNEEIAQVGTISANGDAEIGKFLSDAMKKVGNEGVITVEEAKSLETELEIVEGMQFDRGYISPYFVTNADKMRVEMDDAYILIYEKKLSSLNELLPLLEAIVQSGKPLVIIAEDVEGEALATLVVNRLRGGLKVAAVKAPGFGDRRKAMLQDIAILTGGQAISEDLGIKLENVNLSMLGRAKKVMIDKENTTIVNGAGKKADIEARVAQIKAQIEETTSDYDREKLQERLAKLAGGVAVIRVGGATEVEVRERKDRVDDAMHATRAAVEEGIVPGGGVALLRASEHLKGLRTKNDDQKTGVDIVRKALSAPARQIAINAGEDGSVIVGKILEKEQYAYGFDSQTGEYGNLVAKGIIDPTKVVRVAIQNAASVAALLITTEAMVAEVPKRNAGGGVPAGSGGMGGMDF is encoded by the coding sequence ATGTCAGCCAAAGAAGTCAAATTCGGCGTCGATGCCCGCGACCGCATGTTGCGCGGCGTCGACATTCTCAACAACGCGGTAAAGGTGACGCTCGGTCCGAAGGGCCGCAACGTCGTCCTCGACAAGTCGTTCGGCGCTCCCCGCATCACCAAGGACGGCGTCACCGTCGCCAAGGAGATCGAGCTCGACGACAAGTTCGAGAACATGGGCGCCCAGATGGTGCGCGAAGTTGCCTCCAAGTCCGCTGATGCGGCCGGCGACGGCACCACCACCGCGACCGTGCTCGCGGCTGCGATCGTGAAGGAAGGCGCCAAGGCCGTTGCCGCCGGCATGAACCCGATGGACCTGAAGCGCGGTATCGACCTCGCCGTCGACGCCGTCGTTGCGGACCTCGTGAAGAACACCAAGAAGGTCACCTCGAACGAGGAGATCGCCCAGGTCGGCACCATCTCGGCCAACGGCGACGCCGAGATCGGCAAGTTCCTCTCCGACGCCATGAAGAAGGTCGGCAACGAGGGTGTCATCACGGTTGAAGAAGCCAAATCGCTCGAGACCGAGCTTGAGATCGTCGAGGGCATGCAGTTCGACCGTGGCTACATCTCGCCCTACTTCGTCACCAACGCCGACAAGATGCGCGTTGAAATGGACGACGCCTATATCCTGATCTACGAGAAAAAGCTCTCCAGCCTGAACGAACTGCTTCCGCTCCTGGAAGCAATCGTACAGAGCGGTAAGCCGCTCGTTATCATCGCAGAAGACGTCGAAGGCGAAGCGCTCGCCACCCTCGTCGTCAACCGCCTCCGCGGCGGCCTGAAGGTCGCGGCCGTCAAGGCGCCGGGCTTCGGCGATCGCCGCAAGGCCATGCTGCAGGACATCGCGATCCTGACCGGCGGCCAGGCGATCTCGGAAGACCTCGGCATCAAGCTCGAGAACGTCAATCTCTCGATGCTCGGCCGCGCCAAGAAGGTGATGATCGACAAGGAGAACACCACGATCGTCAACGGCGCCGGCAAGAAGGCCGACATCGAGGCGCGCGTGGCGCAGATCAAGGCGCAGATCGAGGAGACCACCTCGGACTACGATCGTGAGAAGCTCCAGGAGCGTCTCGCCAAGCTCGCGGGCGGCGTCGCGGTGATCCGCGTTGGCGGCGCGACCGAGGTCGAGGTGAGGGAGCGCAAGGATCGCGTTGATGACGCGATGCATGCGACCCGCGCGGCTGTCGAGGAAGGCATCGTCCCGGGCGGAGGCGTCGCCTTGCTGCGTGCCTCCGAGCATCTCAAGGGGCTGCGCACCAAGAACGACGACCAGAAGACCGGCGTCGATATCGTGCGCAAGGCGCTATCTGCGCCGGCTCGCCAGATCGCGATCAACGCCGGTGAAGACGGCTCGGTCATCGTCGGCAAGATCCTCGAGAAGGAGCAGTACGCCTACGGCTTCGACTCGCAGACCGGCGAGTACGGCAACCTGGTCGCCAAGGGCATCATCGACCCGACCAAGGTGGTTCGCGTGGCGATCCAGAACGCGGCCTCGGTCGCGGCTCTCTTGATCACCACGGAAGCCATGGTCGCCGAGGTGCCGAAGAGGAACGCAGGCGGCGGCGTGCCTGCGGGTAGCGGCGGCATGGGTGGTATGGATTTCTAA
- a CDS encoding helix-turn-helix transcriptional regulator yields the protein MAMQTATANPEGASKPMGRAKSTKTKVRSAGSADRSLGVMIRTRRKEVGLSQSELGERLGVSFQQIQKYEKGVNRVSVARLSEIATALECDISLFTGAAKGDVKITPAMEFAASKDGHDIIAAMMRVSNPELRRSVIALARTLAEQYPQ from the coding sequence ATGGCCATGCAGACGGCCACGGCAAATCCGGAAGGAGCAAGTAAACCAATGGGACGGGCTAAAAGCACCAAAACGAAAGTCCGCAGCGCCGGCAGTGCCGATCGCTCGCTGGGCGTCATGATCCGCACGCGCCGCAAGGAGGTCGGTCTGAGCCAGAGCGAGCTAGGCGAACGGCTCGGGGTCAGCTTCCAGCAAATCCAGAAATACGAGAAAGGCGTCAACCGCGTCAGCGTGGCGAGGCTTAGTGAAATCGCCACCGCGCTCGAATGCGACATTTCGCTCTTTACCGGCGCGGCGAAAGGCGATGTCAAAATCACGCCAGCGATGGAATTCGCGGCCTCGAAAGACGGACACGACATCATCGCGGCCATGATGCGGGTCAGCAATCCGGAATTGCGGCGCAGCGTCATCGCGCTCGCCCGCACGCTCGCGGAGCAATACCCGCAGTGA
- a CDS encoding nuclear transport factor 2 family protein: MTVESLNRQRVLHLLDTFARGDRDAALACCTDDVDFLTHAPIDVLPHMVPRHGKAELRKLWQAVRSRYSEIRHDPARVVAEGNQVAAYLRAFFRKRTNERVVQVDMAVFYSLRDGLVSEIREIIDSYDLVQQVLEREIGPLIVGAPVEAM, encoded by the coding sequence ATGACGGTTGAGAGTCTGAACAGGCAGCGCGTGCTGCATCTCCTCGACACTTTTGCGCGCGGCGATCGCGATGCGGCGCTGGCGTGCTGCACTGACGACGTCGACTTCCTCACCCACGCGCCGATCGACGTGCTGCCGCACATGGTGCCGCGACACGGCAAGGCCGAGCTGCGAAAACTCTGGCAGGCGGTGCGGTCGCGCTATTCGGAGATCCGCCACGATCCGGCACGTGTCGTCGCCGAAGGCAATCAGGTCGCAGCCTATTTGCGCGCCTTCTTCAGAAAGCGGACCAACGAGCGCGTCGTGCAAGTCGACATGGCCGTGTTCTATTCGCTGCGCGACGGGCTGGTGTCGGAGATCCGCGAGATCATCGATTCCTACGATCTGGTGCAGCAGGTGCTCGAGCGCGAGATCGGCCCGCTGATCGTGGGCGCGCCCGTGGAGGCGATGTAG
- a CDS encoding co-chaperone GroES: MKFRPLHDRVVVKRIDAEEKTAGGIIIPDTSKEKPSQGEVIAVGLGGRDEAGKLIPIDVQVGDRVLFGKWSGNEVTIGGQELLIMKESDIMGVLTDLPAAKKKAA; encoded by the coding sequence ATGAAATTCCGTCCGCTTCACGACCGCGTCGTGGTCAAGCGCATCGACGCAGAAGAGAAGACCGCTGGCGGCATCATCATTCCGGACACTTCCAAGGAGAAGCCCTCCCAGGGCGAAGTCATCGCCGTCGGCCTCGGCGGCCGCGATGAAGCCGGCAAGCTGATCCCGATCGATGTGCAGGTCGGCGACCGCGTGCTGTTCGGTAAGTGGTCGGGAAACGAGGTCACGATCGGCGGCCAGGAGCTGTTGATCATGAAGGAGAGCGACATCATGGGCGTCCTCACTGATCTGCCCGCCGCCAAAAAGAAGGCCGCGTAA
- a CDS encoding nuclear transport factor 2 family protein has protein sequence MTEHSLWRFSRALHRAINDRHFEDIEALIDEDVDWAIYGPIDMFPCLGARRGKDAVLDVIRRIADNFRVRRFDRETIMLGVDSASSMLRYSLTALDSDKPISLRVAQFAQFKAGRLLNMRVLVDTFDLVEQVLGRPIHLPKMSRMG, from the coding sequence ATGACAGAGCACAGCCTCTGGCGTTTCTCGCGTGCATTGCATCGCGCGATCAACGACCGGCATTTCGAGGATATCGAGGCCCTGATCGACGAGGACGTCGACTGGGCGATCTACGGCCCGATCGACATGTTTCCGTGCCTCGGCGCCCGACGGGGCAAGGACGCCGTGCTCGACGTCATCCGCCGGATCGCGGACAATTTCCGCGTCCGCCGCTTCGACCGCGAGACCATCATGCTGGGCGTGGATTCCGCATCCTCCATGCTGCGCTATTCGCTGACGGCGCTCGATTCGGACAAGCCGATCTCACTGCGGGTGGCGCAGTTCGCGCAGTTCAAGGCCGGCCGTCTGCTCAACATGCGCGTGCTGGTCGACACCTTCGATCTCGTCGAGCAGGTGCTCGGCCGTCCCATTCATCTGCCGAAGATGAGCCGGATGGGGTGA
- a CDS encoding sterol desaturase family protein, protein MTSWLLPEVPLFLLTAIATHLVMSFAQTVMHYKLGHHPMGGRFFHNHIDFHHTYYSTDHLVSRTYLGDEGNNTPFFFIPLFLAGGCAYFLLPLSLFVAMVIGSAASFYAHVFFDKEYHVEGSRLQRFVWFRRMQELHFIHHRHANRNFAVIHFFWDRLLGTYRGPDAGA, encoded by the coding sequence ATGACATCGTGGCTACTTCCTGAAGTCCCGCTCTTTCTCCTGACTGCCATCGCTACGCATTTGGTTATGTCATTTGCGCAGACGGTGATGCATTATAAACTCGGTCACCATCCCATGGGTGGCCGATTCTTTCACAATCATATCGACTTCCATCACACCTATTATTCCACGGATCATCTCGTCTCACGAACCTACCTCGGTGACGAGGGCAACAACACACCTTTTTTCTTTATCCCTTTGTTTCTCGCCGGCGGATGCGCTTATTTCCTGTTGCCGCTCAGTCTTTTTGTGGCGATGGTCATCGGAAGCGCGGCATCGTTTTATGCGCACGTCTTTTTCGACAAGGAATACCACGTCGAGGGATCGCGGCTTCAGCGATTTGTGTGGTTCAGACGGATGCAGGAGCTGCACTTCATTCATCACCGGCACGCGAACAGAAATTTTGCCGTGATCCACTTCTTCTGGGATAGGCTTCTCGGCACCTATCGAGGGCCGGATGCCGGTGCATAA
- a CDS encoding GYD domain-containing protein, translated as MVRLVTRGCFTHDYAKGLVAAPEDREPAVRKLVEGAGGKLLNFYFTTGDTDFTLISEANEAESIIAALFAAVAAGTISNVTTSRAWTGAEFKAIAEKAAKAAGSYRAPGKN; from the coding sequence ATGGTTAGATTGGTTACTCGCGGATGTTTCACCCACGATTATGCCAAGGGATTGGTGGCCGCACCGGAGGATCGAGAACCGGCCGTGCGCAAGCTGGTCGAGGGGGCCGGCGGCAAGCTCTTGAACTTTTACTTCACGACCGGAGACACCGACTTCACGCTGATCTCCGAGGCCAACGAAGCCGAGAGCATTATCGCCGCTCTATTTGCAGCAGTGGCCGCGGGCACAATTTCCAACGTGACCACTTCAAGGGCATGGACTGGTGCGGAATTCAAGGCGATTGCTGAAAAGGCTGCCAAAGCCGCAGGCAGCTACCGAGCCCCTGGCAAGAACTGA
- a CDS encoding MaoC family dehydratase produces the protein MPFFEDISIGLRREIGSYTFTAEAIKTFAAKFDPQRFHLDEEEGRNSLFGGLAASGWHVGSACMSLLVADGQRLAEEAAARGEKIAVWGPSPGFRDLRWIKPVLAGDTVSFASEIIDKRMSASRPGWGILQATTTGTNQRGEQVYAITATAFVPMRG, from the coding sequence ATGCCGTTCTTCGAGGACATATCGATCGGCCTGCGCCGCGAGATCGGCTCCTACACATTCACCGCGGAAGCCATCAAGACATTCGCCGCGAAGTTCGATCCGCAGCGCTTTCATCTCGATGAGGAAGAGGGCAGGAACTCGCTGTTCGGCGGGCTTGCTGCGTCCGGCTGGCATGTCGGCTCCGCCTGCATGAGCCTGCTCGTCGCAGACGGCCAGCGCCTTGCGGAGGAAGCTGCTGCTCGCGGCGAGAAGATCGCGGTGTGGGGTCCGTCGCCGGGCTTTCGCGACCTGCGCTGGATCAAGCCGGTGCTCGCGGGTGATACCGTGAGCTTCGCGAGCGAGATCATCGACAAGCGCATGTCCGCTTCGCGCCCCGGTTGGGGCATCCTGCAGGCTACCACCACCGGCACCAACCAGCGCGGCGAACAGGTGTACGCGATCACCGCGACCGCCTTCGTGCCGATGCGCGGGTGA
- a CDS encoding PRC-barrel domain-containing protein, producing MPSVKRHALTILNEYGEAQSELIGKAVVLTDGKAGTVENVWLDELHGLRIAIKGHDGRWPVSTIKLVES from the coding sequence ATGCCATCGGTGAAACGCCATGCGTTAACGATTTTGAACGAGTACGGTGAGGCGCAATCTGAATTGATCGGCAAAGCCGTCGTCCTTACCGACGGAAAGGCAGGCACGGTGGAGAACGTTTGGCTGGATGAATTGCACGGGCTTCGGATTGCGATCAAAGGCCATGATGGAAGATGGCCGGTCTCAACCATTAAGCTTGTGGAGTCCTAG
- a CDS encoding RNA-binding protein: protein MTPKRPRDPNQLAKSIIDIATGQKPDRDPTPEEQGKDPAAAAMGKKGGKARADNLSPEKRAEIAKKAAATRWGKLSSR, encoded by the coding sequence ATGACCCCCAAACGCCCTAGGGACCCCAATCAGCTCGCCAAGTCGATTATCGACATTGCGACAGGGCAGAAGCCTGACCGCGATCCCACGCCCGAAGAACAGGGCAAGGACCCGGCCGCGGCGGCGATGGGAAAGAAGGGCGGCAAGGCAAGGGCGGATAACCTGAGCCCCGAAAAGCGGGCCGAAATCGCCAAAAAGGCGGCAGCTACCCGATGGGGTAAGCTAAGTTCGCGCTAA